The following proteins come from a genomic window of Acinetobacter sp. SAAs474:
- the argB gene encoding acetylglutamate kinase — MPNQQTGIDKAQILTEALPYIQRFAGKTLVVKYGGNAMTDPELESSFARDIVLLKTVGLNPIVVHGGGPQVDSFLKQLGRESQRIDGMRVTDPATMEVVEMVLGGSVNKSIVNLINQHGGRAIGLTGQDGNLIRAQKLLMEKVTEDGTVQQIDLGLVGEVVGVKTDVLEMFTQSDFIPVIAPLGVDEQGLTYNINADLVAGKVAEALGAEKLILLTNIAGVLDENKNLLTGLTTQEVDRLIETGIIYGGMIPKVGCALDAVKGGVVSAHIVDGRVPHASLLEIFTDHGVGTLITNRVHSKKNEH, encoded by the coding sequence ATGCCAAATCAACAGACTGGCATCGACAAAGCACAAATTTTGACAGAAGCTTTGCCGTATATTCAACGTTTTGCTGGTAAAACACTGGTGGTTAAATATGGTGGTAATGCCATGACAGATCCAGAGTTGGAAAGTTCATTTGCCCGAGATATTGTTTTATTAAAAACAGTCGGTTTGAATCCGATTGTTGTCCATGGTGGTGGACCACAAGTCGATTCATTTTTAAAACAATTAGGCCGAGAGTCACAACGTATTGATGGTATGCGTGTTACTGATCCCGCGACGATGGAAGTTGTTGAAATGGTGCTCGGCGGTAGTGTGAATAAGTCGATCGTAAATTTAATTAATCAGCATGGTGGTCGTGCGATCGGTCTAACAGGTCAAGATGGTAATTTGATTCGTGCACAAAAGTTGCTGATGGAAAAAGTCACTGAAGATGGAACAGTACAACAGATTGATTTAGGTCTGGTTGGTGAAGTTGTTGGTGTAAAAACTGATGTACTGGAAATGTTTACGCAAAGTGATTTTATTCCTGTCATTGCACCTCTTGGCGTTGATGAACAGGGTTTAACTTATAATATCAATGCAGATTTGGTTGCAGGTAAGGTTGCTGAAGCATTGGGTGCTGAAAAACTGATTTTATTGACCAATATTGCAGGGGTACTCGATGAAAATAAAAACCTGTTAACGGGTTTAACCACGCAAGAAGTAGATCGCTTAATTGAGACCGGTATTATTTATGGCGGTATGATTCCTAAAGTGGGTTGTGCTTTAGATGCTGTTAAAGGAGGAGTCGTCAGTGCTCATATTGTCGATGGCCGTGTACCACATGCATCTTTACTGGAAATCTTTACTGATCACGGGGTTGGAACTTTAATTACGAACCGTGTACATAGCAAAAAAAATGAGCATTAA
- a CDS encoding phosphomannomutase/phosphoglucomutase yields the protein MNAQQYHFPFHIFRAYDIRGNIDVLCPSVVAAIADALVHQFKQAHQFQIVLGYDARLTSADYAAIMTQRFEAQGMQVLQIGCCSSPMMYFSAQQTAGNGIMITASHNPKSDNGIKWILNGLPPCPEKIQQIANLAYRYLDLNSITDPPEYTQIQYEARFQYAYQDYLTTDIHFKRRFKVVVDGLHGSAGHCAKLILKQLGCEVIAIRCHADGNFPDHAPDPSKAIHLHQLKQAVINAQADVGIALDGDGDRVVLLDESAHIITADRFIAVCAEICLARHPWHEIVYDVKCSAMINAVVKAMNGIPVMLRTGSSFLRQYIAKSNGNAVFGGEFAGHYVFNDGRGLGYDDGLYAALRVLEYLSQFPDLKISQLFEKYPERTSTEDTYISTYQFDPQLVLDTVAAKSHTLNAKLSKIDGVRLDFEDGFGIIRASNTGEYFTVRFDAQSPVHLNHIRSVFAAMLSDQYPQIAQDILDAQ from the coding sequence ATGAATGCTCAACAATATCATTTTCCTTTTCATATATTTAGAGCGTATGATATTCGTGGAAATATTGATGTATTGTGTCCATCGGTTGTGGCTGCAATTGCTGATGCGTTGGTGCATCAATTTAAACAAGCACATCAATTTCAAATTGTATTGGGATATGATGCACGCCTTACCAGTGCAGACTATGCTGCGATCATGACGCAAAGATTTGAAGCACAGGGTATGCAGGTGCTTCAGATTGGTTGCTGTTCTAGTCCAATGATGTATTTTTCAGCACAGCAGACAGCTGGAAATGGGATTATGATTACAGCCAGCCATAATCCAAAATCAGATAATGGAATTAAGTGGATACTCAATGGGCTGCCACCTTGTCCAGAGAAAATTCAGCAAATTGCAAATTTGGCCTATCGCTATCTCGATCTAAATTCAATCACAGATCCACCTGAATACACTCAAATTCAGTATGAGGCTAGATTTCAATACGCATATCAAGATTACTTAACCACAGATATTCACTTTAAACGCCGTTTTAAAGTGGTCGTTGATGGTTTACATGGATCAGCAGGTCATTGTGCTAAACTGATTTTAAAGCAGTTAGGATGCGAGGTCATCGCAATACGTTGTCATGCAGATGGAAATTTTCCAGATCATGCACCAGATCCTTCAAAAGCAATCCATCTTCATCAATTAAAACAGGCTGTAATCAATGCTCAGGCAGATGTAGGGATTGCACTGGATGGTGATGGTGATCGGGTTGTATTGCTAGATGAGTCCGCACATATCATTACCGCAGATCGCTTTATTGCCGTATGTGCTGAAATCTGTCTTGCTCGACATCCTTGGCATGAAATTGTTTACGATGTTAAATGTTCAGCGATGATTAATGCTGTTGTAAAAGCCATGAATGGTATTCCAGTGATGCTGAGAACCGGAAGTTCATTTTTACGCCAATATATTGCTAAATCAAATGGAAATGCTGTTTTTGGTGGAGAGTTTGCGGGACATTATGTCTTTAATGACGGGCGTGGTTTGGGGTATGATGACGGTCTTTATGCTGCGCTTAGAGTATTAGAGTATTTGAGTCAGTTTCCTGATCTAAAAATATCTCAATTATTTGAAAAATATCCTGAAAGAACCAGTACAGAAGACACTTATATTAGTACTTATCAATTTGATCCCCAATTGGTACTTGATACGGTTGCAGCCAAAAGTCATACCCTCAATGCGAAATTAAGTAAAATTGATGGGGTAAGACTTGATTTTGAAGATGGATTTGGCATTATTCGGGCATCAAATACAGGCGAGTACTTTACTGTACGTTTTGATGCTCAAAGCCCTGTACACTTAAATCATATTCGGTCTGTTTTTGCTGCAATGTTAAGCGATCAGTACCCTCAAATTGCCCAAGATATATTAGATGCTCAATAA
- the dut gene encoding dUTP diphosphatase has protein sequence MKVQVKVLDQRLGTQWPLPTYATTGSAGLDLRACVDEAISIEPGQTILVKTGLAIYIQDVNFAGLILPRSGLGHKHGIVLGNLVGLIDSDYQGELMVSVWNRSQSTFVLEPGERLAQYVLVPVVQAEFEQVEEFVATERGAGGFGHTGQN, from the coding sequence ATGAAAGTTCAGGTTAAGGTATTAGATCAGCGTTTAGGTACACAATGGCCTTTACCCACTTATGCGACCACAGGTTCGGCAGGTTTAGATTTGCGCGCATGTGTTGATGAAGCCATCTCGATTGAACCAGGTCAAACGATATTAGTTAAAACAGGCTTGGCAATTTATATTCAAGATGTCAACTTTGCGGGTTTGATTTTACCGCGCTCAGGCTTAGGTCATAAACACGGTATTGTGTTAGGTAATTTGGTTGGTTTAATCGATTCAGATTATCAAGGTGAACTCATGGTTTCAGTCTGGAATCGTAGTCAAAGTACATTTGTTTTAGAACCAGGTGAGCGCTTAGCACAATATGTACTGGTACCTGTGGTTCAAGCTGAGTTTGAGCAAGTTGAAGAATTTGTTGCCACTGAGCGTGGTGCTGGTGGTTTTGGTCATACAGGTCAAAATTAA
- a CDS encoding UvrD-helicase domain-containing protein: MSLASQLNDKQLEAMQYTQGPLLVLAGAGSGKTSVITRKIAYLVKHCGIPAHRITAMTFTNKAAREMKERVSKLLNREESKGLSVSTFHTFGLNLLRIELKHTPLKANFSILDADDCKRILMDLMQRDNLSGAESKELIAKAMKMISDWKNDLIPPEQAHTTCETADDIQMAHLYQLYERNLRAYNAVDFDDLIVIPTRLLQENAELRDRWQNRVRYLLVDEYQDTNTAQYILVKLLVGVMGQFTAVGDDDQSIYAWRGAKPENMALLNDDFRNLKVIKLEQNYRSTSRILKAANTVIGHNPHIFDKKLWSDKGHGETIRVITCRHDDDEAERVVKDLITHKLMNGKNWKDYAILYRGNFQARVLETQLRQMQIPYKLSGGQSFFARSEIKDIMSYLRLIINPEDDSAFLRIINTPKRAIGPVTLEKLGLFAQESHLSLLAAAGDQRLSLAIPQKATTQLAEFAGFIANFTRDLLEDDEPVPIIRQMMLEAGYIDYIKASAATPAQEKTKLDNIEILYSSIQSLINRAEDVDEKNIESVIRKMVLLDMLEQQQEEEDTDKVNLLTLHASKGLEFPFVYLIGLEEEILPHKNSIAADTVEEERRLMYVGITRARQGLTITLAEQRKAGGQMKQMTPSRFLDELPQDELEWLGRKKKLAGNIDPKLQAQQYLENLRALIKR; encoded by the coding sequence ATGTCACTTGCAAGTCAATTAAATGACAAGCAACTTGAAGCCATGCAATATACTCAAGGACCCTTGTTAGTACTTGCGGGGGCGGGTTCAGGTAAAACATCTGTGATTACACGTAAAATTGCTTATCTGGTCAAGCATTGCGGTATTCCAGCACATCGTATTACTGCAATGACCTTTACCAATAAAGCGGCACGTGAAATGAAAGAACGTGTCAGTAAATTATTAAATCGTGAAGAGTCTAAAGGTCTTTCAGTATCCACTTTCCATACGTTTGGTTTGAATCTATTACGGATTGAATTAAAACATACCCCTTTAAAAGCCAACTTTTCCATTCTTGATGCAGATGATTGCAAGCGAATTTTGATGGATCTGATGCAGCGCGATAATCTATCCGGTGCAGAAAGTAAAGAATTGATTGCCAAAGCCATGAAAATGATCTCGGATTGGAAAAATGATCTCATTCCTCCCGAGCAAGCACATACCACGTGTGAAACTGCTGATGATATTCAGATGGCACATCTCTATCAGCTATATGAACGTAATTTACGTGCCTATAATGCAGTTGATTTTGATGATTTAATTGTAATTCCAACACGATTATTACAAGAAAATGCAGAATTACGTGATCGTTGGCAAAATCGTGTTCGCTATTTATTGGTTGATGAATATCAAGATACCAATACGGCACAGTATATTCTGGTCAAATTGCTGGTTGGGGTGATGGGGCAATTCACTGCTGTGGGCGATGATGATCAATCTATTTATGCATGGCGTGGTGCTAAGCCTGAAAATATGGCATTGCTTAACGATGATTTTAGAAATTTAAAAGTGATTAAATTAGAGCAAAATTATCGTTCTACTAGCCGTATTTTAAAAGCAGCCAATACGGTAATTGGTCATAATCCGCATATTTTTGATAAAAAATTATGGTCTGATAAAGGTCATGGCGAAACCATTCGGGTGATTACATGTCGTCATGATGATGATGAAGCAGAACGCGTTGTAAAAGATTTAATCACGCATAAATTGATGAATGGTAAAAATTGGAAAGATTATGCCATTTTATATCGGGGTAATTTTCAGGCACGGGTTTTAGAGACTCAGTTACGTCAAATGCAAATTCCTTATAAATTGTCAGGTGGACAATCTTTTTTTGCACGTTCAGAAATTAAAGATATCATGAGTTATCTGAGATTAATTATTAATCCTGAAGATGATAGTGCCTTTTTACGTATTATTAATACGCCGAAACGTGCCATTGGTCCAGTGACACTTGAAAAATTAGGTTTGTTTGCACAAGAAAGCCATTTATCTTTACTTGCAGCAGCCGGTGATCAGCGCTTAAGTTTAGCAATTCCTCAGAAAGCAACGACTCAATTGGCTGAGTTTGCTGGATTTATAGCTAATTTTACCCGTGATTTATTAGAAGATGATGAGCCAGTACCGATTATTCGTCAAATGATGCTTGAAGCTGGATATATTGACTATATTAAAGCATCAGCGGCAACACCAGCACAAGAAAAAACCAAGTTAGATAATATTGAGATTTTATACAGCAGTATTCAAAGTCTGATTAATCGCGCTGAAGATGTTGATGAAAAAAACATTGAAAGTGTGATTCGTAAGATGGTATTGCTGGATATGCTGGAACAGCAGCAAGAAGAAGAAGATACAGATAAAGTCAACTTGCTGACATTACATGCTTCTAAAGGTTTGGAATTTCCATTTGTGTATTTAATTGGTTTGGAAGAGGAAATTCTACCGCATAAAAATTCGATTGCTGCCGATACGGTGGAGGAAGAACGGCGTTTGATGTATGTCGGCATTACGCGGGCTCGTCAAGGGTTAACCATTACTTTGGCTGAGCAGCGTAAAGCTGGCGGGCAAATGAAACAAATGACACCAAGTCGTTTTCTGGATGAATTACCACAAGATGAATTAGAGTGGTTAGGACGCAAGAAAAAGCTTGCTGGAAATATTGATCCAAAACTACAAGCTCAACAGTATTTAGAAAATTTACGTGCGTTAATTAAACGCTAA